The following coding sequences lie in one Bartonella sp. DGB1 genomic window:
- a CDS encoding bifunctional (p)ppGpp synthetase/guanosine-3',5'-bis(diphosphate) 3'-pyrophosphohydrolase, translating into MMSCCELIAKVKSYKTDVNEELLRKAYEFGLRKHGAQKRASGLPYFSHPVEVANIITDMRLDEKTIAVALLHDTLEDTSATKAELNLLFGKEIGRLVEGVTKLQKLDFISHKIAQAENLRKLLLAVCDDVRVLLVKFADRLHNMRTLDVVRLDKRLRISEETLDIYAPLAGRMGMQDLREELEEISFRYVNPEAWQLIQDKLAMMTYKNQNLIYEIEHSLAVELKKAGIEAVVYGRKKAAWSIFRKMQRKALSFEQLSDIYGFRAIVKNKEDCYKTLGVIHVNWSVVPGRFKDYISTPKQNGYQSIHTTIVGPSRQRIELQIRTNLMHEIAEYGVAAHAFYKDASLQERANADLSPFSKNDEKGLYNWLRLTIQSLSDGAHPEEFLENTKLELFQDQVFCFTPRGRLISLPYGAKPLDFAYAVHTQIGNHCSGVKINGCVMSLASDLCNGDEVEILCSPSVVPSPSWEALATTGKARAAIRRASKAAARRQYEALGTQLLEKKFSEAEKIFSRESLGLILARLDKQNIEDLIISVGCGEITPVDVLKALYPNYKEERYYASKVKNNLSLTDVTERQNDDKSKLSVNFYEKDNLNSKTNKILAIKGHNKDLPVKFGVGGAVPGDRIVGILEPGVGIIIYPIQSTALTKYENDLERWVDVRWDLSKDSEDRFAAVIRIIVADNVGLLSQLSTIIFEHDVDIKNIVLNKLAEDFYEIFIELKVWNLANLNTLISRLKIVESVREVIRVFDEIPFKK; encoded by the coding sequence ATGATGAGTTGTTGCGAGTTAATCGCAAAGGTTAAATCATATAAAACTGATGTAAATGAAGAACTACTCAGAAAAGCCTATGAATTTGGATTACGCAAACATGGAGCACAGAAACGAGCTTCTGGTTTGCCTTATTTCTCTCACCCTGTAGAAGTAGCTAATATAATAACAGATATGCGCTTAGATGAGAAAACTATCGCGGTAGCTTTATTGCATGATACTCTAGAAGATACTAGCGCTACAAAAGCTGAATTAAATTTATTATTTGGTAAAGAAATAGGAAGATTAGTCGAAGGGGTAACAAAATTACAAAAATTAGACTTTATTTCTCATAAAATAGCACAAGCAGAAAATTTAAGGAAATTATTATTAGCAGTTTGTGATGATGTAAGAGTTTTATTGGTTAAATTTGCCGATAGATTACATAATATGCGTACCTTAGACGTTGTTAGGTTAGATAAAAGACTTAGAATATCTGAAGAAACGTTAGATATTTATGCTCCTTTAGCTGGAAGAATGGGGATGCAAGATCTGCGGGAGGAGTTAGAAGAAATATCATTTAGATATGTTAACCCTGAAGCATGGCAGCTAATCCAAGATAAATTAGCTATGATGACGTATAAAAATCAAAATTTAATTTATGAGATTGAACATAGTTTAGCTGTGGAATTAAAGAAAGCAGGTATTGAAGCCGTTGTATACGGAAGAAAGAAGGCCGCATGGTCTATTTTTCGTAAGATGCAACGTAAAGCTTTGTCATTTGAACAATTGTCTGATATTTATGGTTTTAGGGCTATAGTTAAAAATAAAGAGGATTGTTATAAAACGTTAGGTGTCATTCATGTTAATTGGTCTGTAGTTCCAGGAAGATTTAAAGATTATATATCTACTCCTAAGCAGAATGGTTATCAGTCTATTCATACGACGATAGTAGGTCCTTCACGTCAAAGAATAGAATTGCAAATAAGAACTAATTTAATGCATGAAATAGCTGAATATGGTGTGGCTGCTCATGCATTTTATAAAGATGCATCTTTACAGGAAAGAGCCAATGCAGATTTATCACCTTTTTCTAAAAATGATGAAAAAGGATTATATAATTGGTTGCGGTTAACAATACAATCTTTATCCGATGGAGCGCACCCTGAGGAATTTTTAGAAAATACAAAATTGGAGTTATTCCAAGATCAAGTTTTTTGTTTTACTCCACGTGGAAGATTGATATCGTTACCTTATGGAGCTAAACCGTTAGATTTTGCTTATGCTGTGCATACTCAAATAGGTAATCATTGCAGTGGTGTAAAAATTAATGGTTGCGTAATGTCGCTAGCAAGTGATTTATGTAATGGGGATGAAGTGGAAATATTATGTTCGCCATCTGTTGTACCTTCTCCGAGTTGGGAGGCTTTGGCTACTACGGGTAAAGCGCGTGCAGCTATTAGACGCGCTAGCAAGGCTGCAGCTAGGCGACAATATGAAGCTTTAGGCACACAATTATTAGAAAAAAAATTTTCTGAAGCAGAAAAAATTTTTTCCAGAGAAAGTTTAGGCTTAATACTAGCGCGTTTAGATAAACAAAATATTGAAGATCTTATAATTAGTGTTGGTTGTGGTGAGATAACACCCGTTGATGTATTAAAAGCGCTTTATCCTAATTATAAGGAAGAAAGATATTACGCAAGTAAAGTAAAAAATAATCTTTCTCTAACAGATGTAACTGAAAGGCAAAATGATGATAAATCAAAACTATCAGTTAATTTCTATGAAAAAGATAATCTTAATAGTAAAACAAATAAGATATTAGCTATTAAAGGACACAATAAAGATTTACCGGTTAAATTTGGTGTTGGTGGCGCGGTTCCAGGAGATAGAATTGTTGGTATTTTAGAGCCTGGAGTAGGAATAATTATTTATCCTATTCAGTCAACTGCTTTAACAAAATATGAAAATGATCTTGAACGATGGGTTGATGTTAGATGGGATTTATCCAAAGATAGTGAGGATCGTTTTGCTGCTGTTATTAGAATTATAGTCGCCGATAATGTAGGACTTTTATCACAATTAAGTACAATAATCTTTGAGCATGACGTTGATATTAAAAATATTGTACTTAATAAATTAGCTGAGGATTTCTATGAAATATTTATAGAGTTAAAAGTATGGAATTTAGCAAATTTAAATACTTTAATATCTAGGTTAAAAATTGTAGAATCTGTACGTGAGGTAATTAGAGTTTTTGATGAAATACCGTTTAAGAAATAA
- a CDS encoding DUF2062 domain-containing protein: MKKIWNKIIKSYWEPLLRLKTSPHKIALGVAIGVFFAFSPFFGFHIFLAVLFTWFFSANITAAVIGTTVSNPLTLPIMLSACYHVGKYFFNVLDINVKNEEISNLSVSHIWQMLQTLDFYYFWDSIFRYIMFGSLFLGILFAIIFYLLVLSLVKKVQHKIKK; this comes from the coding sequence ATGAAAAAAATTTGGAATAAAATAATTAAATCTTATTGGGAGCCTTTATTGAGGCTTAAGACTAGTCCTCATAAAATAGCTTTAGGTGTTGCTATTGGGGTGTTTTTTGCTTTCTCACCATTCTTTGGTTTTCATATTTTTTTAGCTGTGTTATTTACGTGGTTTTTTTCTGCTAATATTACCGCTGCTGTTATTGGTACTACGGTTTCTAATCCTTTAACCTTGCCAATTATGTTAAGTGCCTGTTATCATGTAGGTAAATATTTTTTTAATGTATTAGATATAAACGTTAAAAATGAGGAGATAAGTAATTTATCGGTTAGTCATATATGGCAAATGTTGCAGACATTAGATTTTTATTATTTTTGGGATTCTATTTTTAGATATATAATGTTTGGATCCTTATTTTTAGGAATTTTATTTGCTATTATATTTTATTTATTAGTTCTTTCTTTAGTAAAGAAAGTTCAACATAAGATTAAAAAGTGA
- a CDS encoding uracil-DNA glycosylase has product MRKVNNNILVPNIPCKICIRLYNFLQQQQLKNPDWYNAPITSFLPVNQPYQSEILIVGLAPGLQGANRTGRPFTGDHAGILLYNTLRKYGFAIGDYDPDANDNLQLVNCIIANAVRCVPPQNKPTTDEINNCRGFLASLIENLPNLKVIIPLGTIAHNSLLKILKLKIKDYPFKHGALGQFENKYILSSYHCSRYNTQTNRLTTQMFEDIFSRAKSLIS; this is encoded by the coding sequence ATGAGGAAAGTAAATAATAATATTTTGGTTCCTAATATACCTTGTAAAATTTGTATAAGGTTATATAATTTTTTGCAACAGCAGCAATTGAAAAACCCAGATTGGTATAATGCTCCTATAACTAGTTTTTTACCAGTTAATCAGCCTTATCAGAGTGAAATTTTAATTGTAGGTTTAGCACCAGGGTTACAAGGGGCTAATCGCACAGGGCGACCATTTACTGGAGATCATGCTGGTATATTACTATATAATACCTTAAGAAAATATGGTTTTGCTATTGGAGATTATGATCCTGATGCAAATGATAATTTGCAATTAGTTAATTGTATTATTGCCAATGCGGTGCGTTGTGTTCCACCACAAAATAAACCAACGACAGATGAAATTAATAATTGTAGAGGTTTTTTAGCTTCATTGATTGAAAATTTACCTAACTTAAAGGTTATTATACCTTTGGGTACTATTGCTCATAATAGTTTATTAAAAATCTTGAAGCTAAAAATTAAAGACTATCCATTTAAACATGGGGCTTTAGGTCAATTTGAGAATAAATATATTTTATCTAGTTACCATTGCTCGCGTTACAATACTCAAACTAATAGGCTCACTACACAAATGTTTGAGGATATTTTTAGCAGAGCAAAAAGTTTAATTAGTTAA
- the recO gene encoding DNA repair protein RecO: protein MIWQDEAIIVGKKLIGENHILLEVLTKNNGFYKGIVFGGTSKKKQPLLQLGNYVSLDYKCRTEEQLGSFTVEPITYFFGQIMSSAINLYYVQLIAIYLRCLPEREAYPVIYSLFLTSFSFFDKKYILGEFLARLELKLLEDLGFGLPFSKCAVTGKKEGLTYVSPKTGNAVCQNIGEPWKDKLFFLPEFLLNINLRPKSNIDILNALKITGYFIDKYEWQRQKKQPPDIREKIVKILATN from the coding sequence ATGATTTGGCAAGATGAAGCTATAATTGTAGGAAAAAAGCTTATAGGGGAAAATCATATCTTATTAGAAGTGCTGACAAAGAATAATGGATTTTATAAAGGAATAGTATTTGGTGGAACTTCTAAGAAGAAACAACCGTTATTGCAATTGGGTAATTATGTTTCGTTAGATTATAAATGTCGAACAGAAGAACAACTAGGAAGTTTTACGGTAGAGCCAATTACTTATTTTTTTGGACAAATTATGTCTTCTGCTATTAATTTATATTACGTACAGTTGATAGCTATCTATTTACGTTGTTTGCCTGAGCGAGAAGCTTACCCGGTTATTTATTCATTATTTTTAACATCTTTTTCTTTTTTCGATAAGAAATATATATTAGGAGAATTTTTAGCTAGGTTAGAATTAAAATTATTAGAGGATTTGGGGTTTGGTTTACCTTTTTCAAAATGTGCAGTAACTGGTAAGAAAGAGGGTTTAACTTATGTGTCACCTAAAACTGGTAATGCAGTTTGTCAAAATATCGGGGAGCCATGGAAAGATAAATTATTTTTTTTACCAGAATTTTTATTAAATATTAATTTACGCCCTAAGTCTAATATAGATATTTTAAATGCTTTAAAAATAACAGGATATTTTATAGATAAATATGAATGGCAGAGACAGAAAAAACAACCACCAGATATTAGAGAAAAAATCGTTAAAATCTTAGCCACAAATTAG
- the rpoZ gene encoding DNA-directed RNA polymerase subunit omega, with translation MARVTVEDCIDKVANRFELVLLAAHRARQISQGNAITVERDNDKNTVVALREMAEHTLSPEDLKEDLIHSMQRHVEIDEPDCAETYNMFAETDKNNKDFDQLSEEELLKQLEQLEQPIQNDNF, from the coding sequence ATGGCTCGTGTAACGGTTGAAGATTGTATTGATAAAGTAGCTAACCGATTCGAACTTGTATTGTTAGCTGCTCACAGAGCAAGACAAATATCGCAAGGGAATGCTATCACTGTTGAACGTGATAATGATAAAAATACTGTTGTAGCATTAAGAGAAATGGCAGAACACACTCTATCACCAGAGGATTTAAAAGAAGATCTTATCCACTCTATGCAGCGACATGTAGAAATTGATGAACCTGATTGCGCTGAAACTTATAATATGTTTGCTGAAACTGATAAGAATAACAAAGACTTTGATCAGTTAAGTGAAGAAGAATTGTTAAAACAACTGGAACAGTTAGAACAACCTATACAGAATGACAATTTCTAA
- the era gene encoding GTPase Era, producing the protein MNNQSDVVTRSGFVALIGAPNAGKSTLINQLVGEKISIVTHKVQTTRRLIRGIVQYQQSQIILVDTPGIFKPGKNLDKAMVSTAWQGVKDADIILLLIDAVTGITSNVEELLQGIVNNKKRKLLVLNKVDKIDRKKLLALTNELNQKVNFQDTFMISALTSEGCEDLIKYLAEHLPLGPFYYPEDQISDLPLRYLAAEITREKLLLRLHEEIPYAATVETEIWEEKKDGSVKVQQVIYVERQNQKRIILGHNGETIKAIGQASRLELSEFLKQKVHLFLFVKVRPNWRSDAERYKEMGLNL; encoded by the coding sequence ATAAATAATCAATCAGATGTTGTTACACGTTCAGGATTTGTAGCCTTGATAGGTGCACCAAATGCTGGTAAATCTACTTTGATTAACCAGCTAGTAGGTGAAAAAATCTCTATAGTTACTCATAAGGTGCAAACAACCAGGCGTCTTATTAGGGGCATAGTCCAATATCAGCAAAGCCAAATTATTTTAGTAGATACACCTGGAATTTTTAAACCAGGTAAAAATCTAGATAAAGCTATGGTTTCTACTGCTTGGCAAGGAGTAAAAGATGCTGATATTATTTTATTATTAATTGATGCTGTTACAGGTATAACTTCTAATGTGGAAGAGCTTCTACAAGGAATTGTTAATAATAAAAAAAGAAAATTATTAGTATTAAACAAAGTTGATAAAATAGATCGTAAAAAATTATTAGCTTTAACTAATGAGTTAAATCAAAAAGTAAATTTTCAAGATACTTTTATGATATCTGCTTTGACTAGCGAAGGTTGTGAAGATTTAATTAAATATCTAGCTGAGCATTTACCTTTAGGTCCGTTTTATTATCCAGAAGATCAAATATCTGATTTACCTTTGCGCTATTTGGCAGCTGAAATAACTCGAGAAAAATTATTGTTGCGACTTCATGAAGAAATACCTTACGCAGCTACTGTGGAAACTGAAATATGGGAAGAAAAAAAGGATGGTTCAGTTAAGGTGCAACAAGTAATTTATGTGGAAAGACAAAATCAAAAAAGAATAATCTTAGGGCATAATGGTGAAACAATAAAAGCTATAGGTCAAGCGTCGCGTTTAGAATTATCTGAGTTTTTGAAGCAAAAAGTACATTTATTTTTATTTGTAAAAGTGCGTCCAAATTGGAGATCTGATGCTGAAAGATATAAAGAAATGGGGCTAAATTTGTAA
- the lepB gene encoding signal peptidase I, protein MSLKKKVKKETAVNDGFWGNIKALLYAALIVLIVRSFIIQPVKIPSGSMRPTLLVGDYLFISKMAYGYSKFSIPVTFDFFSGRLWGSEPKRGDIAVFRLPSDNSVDYIKRVIGLPGETVQLINGLIYINGKAIERQKLPDLNDKDVTDINGPVELYKETLPNGVSYNSIYIFPESIANNTKVYRIPEGHYFMLGDNRDNSLDSRFEVGFVPYENFIGKANIIFLSLNDVARIWEIWKWPLAIRYNRLFTWVSNLTYGDVETNLKDER, encoded by the coding sequence ATGTCGTTAAAGAAAAAAGTAAAAAAAGAAACAGCAGTAAATGACGGTTTTTGGGGCAATATAAAAGCTTTATTATATGCTGCTTTGATAGTATTAATAGTTAGAAGCTTTATTATACAGCCGGTTAAAATTCCTTCGGGGTCTATGCGTCCTACATTGCTAGTAGGAGATTATTTATTTATTTCTAAAATGGCTTATGGATATTCTAAATTTTCTATTCCCGTGACTTTTGATTTTTTCTCGGGGCGTCTCTGGGGTAGTGAACCAAAAAGAGGAGACATTGCAGTATTTCGGTTGCCTTCAGATAATTCAGTTGATTATATAAAAAGAGTAATAGGATTACCTGGTGAAACTGTTCAGTTAATTAATGGGCTAATTTATATTAATGGTAAAGCAATTGAAAGGCAAAAACTGCCTGATTTAAATGATAAAGATGTGACAGATATTAATGGACCAGTGGAATTATATAAAGAAACATTACCTAATGGAGTAAGTTATAATAGTATTTATATTTTTCCGGAGTCAATTGCGAATAATACTAAAGTTTATAGAATACCTGAAGGACATTATTTTATGTTAGGTGATAATAGAGATAACTCTCTTGATAGTCGATTTGAGGTAGGATTTGTTCCATATGAAAATTTCATAGGTAAGGCTAATATAATATTTTTATCTTTAAATGATGTTGCTCGCATATGGGAAATATGGAAATGGCCTCTTGCTATTCGTTATAATAGGTTGTTTACTTGGGTTAGTAATTTAACTTATGGTGATGTGGAAACTAACTTAAAAGATGAACGTTGA
- the acpS gene encoding holo-ACP synthase: MKINMILGIGSDFLNQTRIAEIIHKYGQKFINRIFTEDEKTLAGKYKDPIAFYAKRFAVKEAAAKALGVGIAQGVSWLDFQTINLNSGQPILKISRVAEEILLTKLPENYKYITHVTITDDKPWVQAFVIIEAVK; this comes from the coding sequence GTGAAAATAAATATGATATTAGGTATTGGTAGTGATTTTCTTAATCAAACGAGGATCGCAGAGATTATTCATAAGTATGGTCAAAAATTTATTAATAGGATTTTTACCGAAGATGAAAAAACCCTAGCCGGTAAATATAAGGATCCTATAGCTTTTTATGCTAAACGATTTGCTGTTAAAGAGGCTGCTGCAAAAGCCTTAGGAGTAGGAATAGCTCAAGGTGTTTCATGGTTAGATTTTCAAACGATTAATTTAAATTCTGGACAGCCTATATTAAAAATCTCTAGAGTAGCTGAAGAGATATTATTAACTAAATTACCAGAAAATTACAAATATATAACACATGTTACAATAACGGATGATAAACCATGGGTGCAAGCATTTGTAATTATTGAGGCGGTAAAATAA
- the smpB gene encoding SsrA-binding protein SmpB: protein MKKLKEVRKLLAENRKARFNFEILDVFEAGLVLTGTEVKSLRVGQSNIAESYASFENGEFWLINSYIAEYTEANRFNHEPRRLRKLLVTKKEAFRLFHAVSRDGMTIIPLKLYFNSKGRVKLELATAKGKKIYDKRETDRKRDWDREKARLLRHTH, encoded by the coding sequence ATGAAAAAATTAAAAGAAGTAAGGAAGTTATTAGCCGAAAATAGAAAAGCGCGTTTTAATTTTGAGATTTTAGATGTATTTGAGGCTGGTCTTGTTTTGACTGGAACTGAAGTAAAATCTTTGCGCGTAGGACAATCTAATATAGCAGAGAGTTATGCTAGCTTTGAAAATGGTGAATTTTGGTTAATAAATTCTTATATTGCTGAATATACAGAAGCAAACAGATTTAATCATGAACCAAGGCGATTGAGAAAATTATTAGTAACTAAAAAAGAGGCATTTAGGCTTTTTCATGCCGTATCTCGTGATGGTATGACTATAATACCACTAAAGTTATATTTTAATAGTAAGGGTAGAGTAAAATTAGAATTAGCTACTGCTAAAGGTAAGAAAATATACGATAAACGGGAGACTGATAGAAAAAGAGATTGGGATAGAGAGAAAGCTAGATTATTGCGTCATACTCACTAA
- the hemN gene encoding oxygen-independent coproporphyrinogen III oxidase — MKQEKLLFYATQTIPRYTSYPTAVDFCNEVNEQVYAEWLTQLNDNEPREISLYLHVPYCKEICYYCGCHTKAAIREEVIHSYATLLVKEIALYRNYLKKPLKVSHIHWGGGTPSILGSSGLLYVMDALQEHFLLKDDLAHAIELDPRTLTAEIADALVKMRVNRVSFGIQDTNLKTQEAIGRIQSLASVRQALTLVRERNINAINFDLIYGLPYQTLESLTETCNLVAELKPSRIACFGYAHLPQRRANQRLIKTEILPKALERFQQADLVEKILLEQGYVSIGIDHFALPDDELAKGLESKKIHRNFQGYTDDNNNILLGLGSSSISQLPLGYAQNFVDLHSYEKSIKAEKLPIVRGYILKGEDSIRAGIIKNLMCHFQVSLTDYAPLELFKKEIEQLSTLIDDGLVEYSDGIIKVTKVGRPFVRAVAVLFDQFRQKITAKFSPAI; from the coding sequence ATGAAACAAGAGAAACTTTTATTTTATGCAACTCAGACTATACCTAGATATACCTCTTATCCTACAGCGGTAGATTTTTGTAATGAGGTTAATGAGCAAGTTTATGCTGAATGGTTGACGCAACTTAATGATAATGAACCGCGTGAAATATCATTATATTTGCATGTACCTTATTGTAAGGAAATTTGTTATTATTGTGGTTGTCATACTAAAGCAGCTATTCGCGAAGAAGTTATACATAGTTATGCCACATTGTTAGTAAAAGAAATTGCTCTTTATCGTAATTATTTAAAAAAACCTCTGAAAGTTTCTCATATTCATTGGGGCGGAGGTACTCCTTCAATATTGGGATCGTCTGGTTTATTATATGTAATGGATGCGTTACAGGAGCATTTTCTTTTAAAGGATGATTTAGCTCATGCAATAGAGTTAGATCCAAGAACTTTAACAGCTGAAATTGCTGATGCTTTAGTGAAAATGAGAGTTAATAGAGTGAGTTTTGGTATTCAAGATACTAATCTGAAAACTCAAGAAGCAATTGGAAGAATACAGTCTTTAGCTTCTGTTAGGCAGGCTTTAACCTTGGTTCGAGAAAGAAATATCAATGCTATAAATTTTGATTTAATTTATGGTTTACCTTATCAGACCTTGGAAAGTTTAACAGAAACTTGTAATCTGGTAGCTGAATTAAAACCATCTAGAATTGCTTGCTTTGGGTATGCGCATTTACCGCAACGTAGAGCTAACCAACGGTTGATAAAAACAGAAATTTTACCTAAGGCGCTAGAGCGCTTTCAACAAGCAGATTTAGTTGAAAAAATATTATTAGAACAAGGTTATGTGTCGATAGGTATAGACCATTTTGCTCTTCCTGATGATGAGTTGGCTAAAGGTTTGGAAAGTAAAAAAATACATAGAAATTTTCAGGGCTATACGGATGATAACAATAATATTTTGTTAGGCCTAGGTTCTTCGTCTATATCACAATTACCGTTGGGCTATGCACAAAATTTTGTAGATCTTCATAGTTATGAAAAATCTATTAAAGCAGAAAAATTACCTATTGTAAGAGGCTATATTCTTAAAGGAGAAGATAGTATTAGAGCAGGAATTATTAAAAACTTAATGTGTCATTTCCAAGTTTCGCTAACTGACTATGCTCCTTTGGAATTATTTAAGAAAGAAATTGAACAGTTGAGTACGTTGATAGATGATGGCTTAGTGGAATATTCTGACGGTATAATTAAGGTAACTAAAGTAGGTCGCCCATTTGTGCGAGCAGTCGCCGTTTTATTTGACCAATTCAGACAAAAGATAACCGCTAAATTTAGTCCGGCTATTTAA
- the pyrE gene encoding orotate phosphoribosyltransferase translates to MNVSEVIDIFKESGGLLEGHFILTSGLHSRIFLQKARVFMYPDKTEKLMKALAEKVKEANWGNIDYLVAPAVGAIIPVYEMSRHMKVPAIWVEREKGQFQLRRFAINPGARVVVVEDIVTSGLSIKETIKCMQDLGAEVIGATSIIDRSAGRVNLGVPFIPLCEYDVPAYQPNDLPEDLRQIEAIKPGSRHL, encoded by the coding sequence ATGAATGTAAGTGAAGTAATAGATATTTTTAAAGAATCTGGTGGTTTATTAGAGGGGCATTTTATTTTAACTTCTGGATTACATAGTCGCATTTTTTTACAAAAAGCACGGGTTTTTATGTATCCAGATAAAACAGAGAAATTAATGAAAGCTTTAGCCGAAAAAGTAAAAGAAGCTAATTGGGGAAATATAGATTATTTAGTTGCTCCAGCAGTAGGAGCTATTATTCCTGTGTATGAAATGTCACGTCATATGAAAGTACCAGCAATTTGGGTAGAGCGTGAAAAAGGACAATTTCAATTGCGGAGATTTGCTATTAACCCTGGTGCAAGAGTAGTTGTTGTTGAGGATATAGTAACTTCTGGTTTATCCATAAAAGAGACTATAAAATGTATGCAGGATCTTGGAGCAGAGGTTATAGGAGCAACTTCTATTATTGACAGGTCAGCAGGTAGGGTAAATTTAGGAGTTCCATTCATTCCATTATGTGAATATGATGTTCCTGCTTATCAACCTAATGATTTGCCAGAAGATTTGCGTCAGATTGAGGCCATTAAACCAGGAAGTCGTCATCTTTAA
- the rnc gene encoding ribonuclease III: MNLRLSDKIELEKKIGHKFKNLQRLEIALTHSSLQKGNNYERLEFLGDRILGLAIAELVIKLFPEATEGELAVRLNGLVNAEVCYQISQELELSKVVKLGADVKALKGTRSVNIYADVLEALIAVIYLDDGLPAVYNFVKKYWEKRALQQGAERRDPKTQLQEWAHKCKSEQPLYRLLERKGPDHDPFFKIEVRVKGVAPAEGEGNSKKMAERDAAKNMLIREKVWEN; the protein is encoded by the coding sequence ATGAATTTGCGCTTGAGTGATAAAATAGAGCTTGAAAAAAAGATAGGGCATAAATTTAAAAATTTACAAAGATTAGAGATAGCTCTTACCCACTCTAGTCTTCAAAAAGGTAATAATTATGAAAGGCTAGAATTTTTAGGAGATAGGATTTTAGGTTTAGCTATCGCCGAATTAGTTATTAAATTATTTCCTGAGGCAACAGAGGGTGAGTTAGCTGTAAGATTAAATGGGTTAGTTAATGCTGAGGTGTGTTATCAGATATCTCAAGAATTAGAATTGTCTAAAGTGGTTAAATTAGGTGCGGATGTTAAAGCTTTAAAAGGTACTAGATCTGTTAATATTTATGCGGATGTTTTAGAAGCTTTAATAGCTGTAATTTATTTAGATGATGGTTTACCAGCTGTCTATAATTTTGTAAAAAAATATTGGGAAAAGCGCGCTTTACAACAAGGAGCAGAAAGAAGAGATCCAAAAACTCAATTACAAGAATGGGCTCATAAATGTAAATCTGAACAACCTTTATATCGTTTATTAGAACGTAAAGGACCAGATCATGATCCTTTTTTTAAGATAGAAGTTAGAGTGAAAGGTGTTGCTCCGGCTGAAGGTGAAGGAAATTCTAAAAAAATGGCAGAACGAGATGCAGCAAAAAATATGCTTATTAGGGAAAAAGTATGGGAAAATTGA